One window of the Epinephelus moara isolate mb chromosome 22, YSFRI_EMoa_1.0, whole genome shotgun sequence genome contains the following:
- the LOC126384138 gene encoding 40S ribosomal protein S19, with amino-acid sequence MPSVTVKDVNQQEFVRALSAFLKKSGKLKVPEWVDTVKLARHKELAPCDDNWFYTRAASTARHLYLRGGVGVGSMIKIYGGRQRNGVCPAHFSVGSRNVARKVLQALEGLKMVEKDPNGGRRLTPQGQRDLDRIAGQVASANKKQRSLQSAI; translated from the exons ATGCCCAGTGTCACGGTGAAAGATGTCAACCAGCAGGAGTTTGTGAGGGCTTTGTCAGCTTTCCTCAAAAA ATCTGGCAAACTGAAGGTCCCAGAGTGGGTTGACACTGTGAAGCTTGCCAGGCACAAGGAGCTGGCTCCCTGCGATGACAACTGGTTTTACACCAGAGCAG CGTCCACAGCTCGTCACCTGTACCTGCGAGGAGGGGTCGGCGTGGGCTCCATGATCAAGATCTACGGAGGGCGTCAGAGGAATGGTGTGTGCCCCGCCCACTTCAGTGTGGGCTCTAGAAACGTGGCGAGGAAGGTCCTCCAAGCTCTGGAAGGCCTCAAGATGGTGGAGAAGGACCCTAACgg TGGACGGAGACTTACCCCTCAGGGCCAGAGAGATTTGGATAGGATCGCTGGTCAG GTTGCCTCAGCAAACAAGAAGCAGCGAAGTTTACAAAGCGCCATCTGA
- the LOC126384137 gene encoding trypsin-3-like has translation MKALIFLALLGAAFAAADDKVVGGYECPRHSVPYQVSLNAGYHFCGGSLISSQWVVSAAHCYKSRIQVRLGEHNIAVNEGTEQWIDAAKMIKHPQYNSYNLDNDIMLIKLSRPASLNNYVQTVALPSRCPQPDENCLVSGWGNTSANGDNFPDRLQCLRQPIIDDRICRNAYSHLFTENMVCSGFMHGGASSCQGDSGGPLVCNGQLQGVVSWGYDCAMKGHPSVYARVCRFNSWISTTMRNN, from the exons ATGAAGGCCCTGATATTCCTGGCTTTGCTCGGCGCTGCAT TTGCTGCAGCTGATGATAAGGTTGTCGGCGGGTATGAGTGTCCCAGACACTCTGTTCCCTACCAGGTGTCTCTGAACGCTGGATATCACTTCTGCGGTGGATCCCTCATCTCCAGCCAGTGGGTGGTGTCTGCTGCTCACTGCTACAAGTC TCGTATCCAGGTCCGCCTCGGCGAGCACAACATTGCAGTGAACGAGGGCACCGAGCAGTGGATCGATGCTGCCAAGATGATCAAGCACCCACAGTACAACAGCTACAACCTGGATAACGACATCATGCTGATCAAACTGAGCCGCCCCGCCAGCCTCAACAACTATGTCCAGACTGTGGCCCTGCCCTCTCGCTGCCCCCAGCCTGATGAGAACTGCCTGGTGTCCGGGTGGGGCAACACCTCCGCCAATGGAG ACAACTTTCCAGACAGGCTGCAGTGTCTGAGGCAGCCCATCATCGATGACAGGATCTGCAGGAACGCCTACTCCCACCTCTTCACAGAGAACATGGTTTGCTCCGGATTCATGCACGGAGGTGCCAGCAGCTGCCAA ggaGACTCTGGTGGTCCTCTGGTGTGCAACGGTCAGCTGCAGGGAGTCGTGTCCTGGGGTTATGACTGTGCCATGAAGGGACACCCCAGCGTCTACGCCCGTGTGTGCCGCTTCAACAGCTGGATCAGCACCACCATGCGCAacaactga